A stretch of the Mesorhizobium huakuii genome encodes the following:
- a CDS encoding LysR family transcriptional regulator, which produces MRARQLEVFIAVMRAGTVTAAARMLNISQPALSQILLHTEDELGFTLFERVKGRLRPTPEALEIFADAERLSAGLEGLRRKTTDLRLGRTGLVRVAASPPPAMAILPRAFTSFRAQHPDILLRSHMAPIAAIVDMLRAGDASLGVALDDRLPPDIEAEVIGSVGFACLLPAGHALAGKTELTLADLAGEDLISYRGNTRPADELAHAARAQGVALSPSLEIDVSISAVGFVQAGLGVALVDALLPWQQFAGLAVRPLANGPEFPIAMLTSRTRALSRADEMMREQIRAACSIVLGGDKARA; this is translated from the coding sequence ATGCGGGCGCGTCAGCTCGAAGTGTTCATCGCCGTGATGCGCGCGGGCACCGTGACCGCCGCGGCGCGGATGCTGAACATTTCCCAGCCCGCGCTCAGCCAGATCCTGCTTCACACCGAAGACGAACTCGGCTTCACGCTGTTCGAGCGGGTGAAGGGCCGGCTGCGGCCGACCCCGGAGGCGCTCGAGATCTTCGCCGATGCCGAGCGGCTGTCGGCGGGGCTGGAAGGCTTGCGCCGCAAGACCACCGACCTGCGTCTCGGCCGGACAGGGCTGGTGCGGGTCGCGGCCTCGCCGCCGCCGGCCATGGCGATCTTGCCGCGCGCTTTCACCAGCTTCCGGGCGCAGCATCCCGACATCTTGCTGCGCTCCCACATGGCGCCGATCGCCGCCATCGTCGACATGCTGCGCGCCGGCGATGCCAGTCTCGGCGTGGCCTTGGACGACCGCCTGCCTCCCGACATCGAGGCTGAAGTGATCGGCAGTGTCGGCTTCGCCTGCCTGCTGCCCGCCGGGCATGCATTGGCCGGGAAAACAGAGCTGACGCTCGCCGACCTCGCCGGCGAGGACTTGATATCCTATCGCGGCAACACCCGCCCCGCCGACGAGTTGGCCCACGCGGCGCGCGCGCAGGGCGTGGCGCTTTCACCGTCGCTCGAGATCGATGTCTCCATCTCGGCCGTCGGCTTCGTCCAGGCCGGCCTGGGGGTCGCCCTGGTCGACGCGCTGCTGCCCTGGCAGCAGTTTGCCGGGCTTGCCGTCCGGCCGCTCGCGAATGGGCCGGAATTTCCGATCGCGATGCTCACATCGCGCACACGGGCGCTTTCGCGGGCCGATGAGATGATGCGCGAGCAGATCCGCGCGGCCTGTTCCATCGTGCTGGGCGGTGACAAGGCAAGGGCATAA
- the gloA2 gene encoding SMU1112c/YaeR family gloxylase I-like metalloprotein — MLNAIHHVALICTDYDRSRRFYVELLGLDLIREVYREERQSWKADLRIGSVQLELFSFPAPVMRPSHPEATRLRHLAFAVANLDPVIMRLEAAGIAVEPIRIDPYTDQRFTFFSDPDGLPLELYEAP; from the coding sequence ATGCTGAACGCCATTCACCACGTCGCGCTCATCTGCACCGATTACGACCGGTCGCGGCGGTTCTACGTCGAACTCCTCGGCCTCGATTTGATCCGGGAGGTCTATCGAGAGGAGCGACAGTCATGGAAGGCCGATCTGCGGATAGGGTCCGTCCAGCTGGAATTGTTCTCCTTCCCTGCACCAGTGATGCGGCCGTCCCATCCAGAGGCGACACGCCTGAGACATCTGGCATTTGCCGTGGCGAATCTTGATCCCGTCATTATGCGCCTGGAAGCCGCCGGCATTGCCGTTGAGCCAATCAGGATCGACCCATATACAGACCAACGGTTTACCTTTTTCAGTGACCCGGATGGATTGCCGCTGGAACTATACGAAGCCCCATAA
- a CDS encoding TetR/AcrR family transcriptional regulator, with the protein MTKDRIFAAAKAVLEQDGISGVTIRKVAQSAQMSTMAMYRHFADKDALLNALMEDGLRAWEERARTINTSDPMEWLEELGEAYLDFAITESHRFDAAFFLPAPEARRFPDDFAAGRSPVLTMAMKRIEEAQAEGRIGDTPALEIALALAALGQGFVSMHRANRFSSETQFKALYRTALRQCLASFEAVRRVR; encoded by the coding sequence ATGACTAAGGACCGGATCTTTGCGGCGGCCAAAGCCGTGCTCGAACAAGACGGAATCTCGGGAGTCACCATCCGCAAGGTGGCGCAGAGTGCGCAGATGTCGACGATGGCGATGTACCGCCACTTCGCCGACAAGGACGCTCTGCTGAACGCTCTGATGGAGGACGGACTTCGGGCCTGGGAGGAGCGGGCGCGTACCATCAACACATCCGATCCGATGGAATGGCTGGAGGAGCTCGGCGAAGCTTACTTGGACTTCGCCATCACGGAATCCCACCGGTTCGACGCGGCGTTCTTCCTGCCCGCTCCCGAGGCGCGCCGCTTTCCAGACGATTTTGCAGCTGGCCGCTCGCCCGTGTTGACCATGGCCATGAAGCGCATCGAAGAGGCGCAGGCAGAGGGACGCATCGGGGACACGCCCGCGCTCGAAATCGCCTTGGCGCTCGCGGCGTTAGGTCAAGGCTTCGTATCGATGCATCGCGCCAACCGCTTTTCGAGTGAGACACAGTTCAAAGCGCTCTACCGCACGGCCCTTCGCCAATGTCTCGCTTCATTCGAAGCTGTTCGGAGAGTAAGATGA
- a CDS encoding NAD(P)/FAD-dependent oxidoreductase — protein MDVIVLGGGLMGTACAYFLAGRGARVTLIERNRVGTGATIASFGNIRRTGRHLSQLPLAHRALRLWGEAEKMLGRDVEFRATGHLRLIFDEGSLADMRAYAEAARPWGLELEELGPREIHARFPGLGPEAIAASFSPQDGSGNPRLIAPAFAEAARKLGAQIIEGAEVEKITHTGSGFLVATSKGSFAADCLLNTAGAWGARIAAQFGEDVPLDARGPQMGVTEPLPHRILPVVGIWTRDKDHGAYLRQVERGNIVFGGAAERVAVDLDPGHAVADPMRLPMQLRAVARLLPAIAEVAVIRTWSGCEGYVRDMLPVMGASATTPGLFHAFGFCGHGFQLGPGVGDAMAELIMTGGCETPLDDFRIDRFARAASR, from the coding sequence ATGGATGTGATCGTGCTGGGCGGCGGGCTGATGGGAACGGCTTGCGCCTATTTCCTCGCCGGGCGCGGCGCGCGCGTGACGCTGATCGAGCGCAACCGGGTCGGCACCGGCGCGACCATCGCCTCCTTCGGCAACATCCGGCGCACGGGACGCCATCTGTCCCAGCTTCCACTGGCCCACCGCGCGCTGCGGCTGTGGGGCGAGGCCGAAAAGATGCTTGGCCGCGACGTCGAGTTCCGCGCCACCGGCCATCTCAGGCTGATCTTCGATGAAGGAAGCCTCGCCGACATGCGGGCCTATGCCGAGGCAGCACGGCCCTGGGGGCTTGAACTGGAGGAACTCGGCCCACGCGAGATCCATGCCCGCTTTCCGGGCCTCGGGCCCGAAGCGATCGCCGCGTCGTTCTCACCACAGGATGGCAGCGGCAATCCGCGGCTGATCGCGCCCGCCTTTGCCGAAGCCGCCCGCAAACTGGGGGCGCAAATCATCGAGGGAGCCGAGGTCGAGAAGATCACCCATACGGGTTCCGGTTTCCTTGTCGCCACTTCGAAAGGTTCATTCGCCGCCGACTGCTTGCTCAACACCGCCGGAGCCTGGGGCGCGCGCATTGCCGCACAGTTCGGCGAAGACGTGCCGCTCGACGCCCGCGGCCCGCAGATGGGTGTGACCGAGCCGCTGCCGCATCGGATCCTGCCGGTGGTCGGCATCTGGACGCGCGACAAGGACCATGGCGCCTATCTGCGCCAGGTCGAGCGCGGCAACATCGTCTTCGGCGGCGCGGCCGAGAGGGTCGCGGTGGACCTCGATCCGGGCCACGCGGTCGCCGACCCGATGCGGCTGCCGATGCAATTGCGCGCGGTCGCGCGGCTGCTGCCGGCAATTGCAGAGGTCGCGGTCATCCGCACCTGGTCCGGCTGCGAGGGCTATGTGCGGGACATGCTGCCGGTCATGGGAGCTTCGGCGACGACGCCAGGCCTGTTCCACGCCTTCGGCTTCTGCGGACATGGCTTCCAGCTCGGTCCGGGCGTCGGCGACGCCATGGCCGAGCTCATCATGACCGGTGGTTGCGAGACACCGCTCGATGATTTCAGGATCGATCGTTTCGCCCGCGCAGCTTCGCGATGA
- a CDS encoding alpha/beta fold hydrolase has protein sequence MSAAREKVDRQRRRLLGAAALAAAGQFTMPVVFGAQAAGQPDASFGPLKQVDAGVLKIEYAEAGPSDGPPVVLLHGWPYDIHSFVDVAPMLASAGHRVLVPYLRGYGGTLFRSAGTFRNGEPAALAVDLTAFMDSLKIKTAVLAGFDWGARTADIVAALWPERAKALVSVSGYLIGSQEAGKMPLPPQAEFEWWYQFYLATERGRLGYEKNRRDFNKLIWQLASPKWAFDDATYARSAAAFDNPDHVDIVVHNYRWRLGLAEGEAEYAEMEKQLATAPTIHVPTITLESDANGAPHPAPSSYAKMFTGKYEHRQIEGGVGHNLPQEAPKAFTQAVLDVAGS, from the coding sequence ATGAGCGCAGCTCGCGAAAAGGTCGACCGTCAACGCCGCCGGCTGCTCGGCGCGGCCGCTCTTGCCGCCGCCGGCCAGTTCACCATGCCGGTCGTGTTCGGCGCGCAGGCGGCCGGACAACCGGATGCGTCCTTCGGCCCGCTGAAGCAGGTCGATGCCGGCGTGCTCAAAATCGAGTATGCCGAGGCCGGGCCGTCCGACGGCCCGCCGGTCGTGCTCTTGCATGGCTGGCCGTACGACATTCACAGCTTCGTCGACGTTGCACCGATGCTTGCATCGGCGGGGCATCGCGTGCTGGTCCCTTACCTGCGCGGCTATGGGGGGACGCTCTTTCGTTCCGCCGGGACATTTCGCAATGGCGAGCCCGCGGCGCTCGCCGTCGATCTGACCGCCTTCATGGATAGTCTCAAGATCAAAACCGCGGTCCTGGCGGGCTTCGACTGGGGCGCCCGGACGGCCGACATCGTCGCCGCTCTCTGGCCCGAGCGCGCCAAGGCGCTGGTTTCCGTCAGTGGCTACCTGATCGGTAGCCAAGAAGCCGGCAAGATGCCGCTGCCGCCGCAGGCCGAGTTCGAGTGGTGGTACCAGTTCTACCTCGCGACAGAACGCGGCCGTCTTGGCTACGAGAAAAACCGGCGCGATTTCAACAAGCTGATCTGGCAACTCGCTTCGCCGAAATGGGCATTCGATGACGCCACCTACGCGCGCAGCGCGGCGGCCTTCGACAACCCTGATCACGTCGACATCGTGGTCCACAACTACCGCTGGCGGCTCGGTCTGGCCGAAGGCGAGGCCGAGTACGCCGAAATGGAGAAACAACTGGCCACCGCCCCGACCATCCATGTCCCGACCATCACGCTGGAGAGCGACGCCAACGGCGCGCCGCATCCAGCGCCGAGTTCATACGCCAAGATGTTCACTGGCAAATATGAGCATCGGCAGATCGAGGGAGGTGTCGGGCACAACCTCCCTCAGGAGGCGCCGAAGGCCTTCACCCAGGCCGTTCTTGACGTCGCCGGTTCGTGA
- a CDS encoding FAD-dependent oxidoreductase, whose protein sequence is MDRRDFLQMMVATAPVAVVGWNDSFAGAAESLPTPRIRPGNAGWPSQTAWEQLKQAVGGRLIKLKSPLTACIQAPDSADCTELWKNLGNPFFLGDDPALTQTLGWVGAWTSQPSAYAVSAHSTEDVVAAVNFARDHNLRLVIKGGGHSYQGTSNAAESLLIWTRHMDAVITHDGFVPSGCEGRQQPVRAVSVGAGVLWGKAYNEVTTKAGRYVQGGGCLTVGVAGLIQSGGFGSFSKTYGLAAASLLEAEVVTADGEVRIANACTNAELFWALKGGGGGSFGVVTRLTLRTHALPGFFGAVAMTIQAGSDDAYKTLIARILEFYTTALLSPHWGEQIVLRPGNLLAINMLFQGIDQQQAELTWRPFLDWLDAGNQDFQLSADPFFISAPARHFWDPRFLEKVPGIVLFDARPGASADNMFWAANLEEAGQVLHGYQSAWLPASLLERDRREALAGMLFAASRHWCISLHMNKGLAGAPAEVVEQARDTAINPAALEAFALLISAAAGPPAYPGIPGHEPGAAKADRDVEAIGRAMSEVRRLVPNPGSYVAESDFFEERWQDAFWGANYPRLLAAKERYDPDGLFINHHGVGSEGWSADGFTRLAGR, encoded by the coding sequence ATGGACAGGCGAGATTTCCTGCAGATGATGGTGGCGACAGCTCCCGTCGCAGTCGTTGGATGGAATGACAGTTTCGCAGGTGCCGCCGAAAGCCTGCCAACGCCCCGCATCCGGCCTGGCAATGCCGGTTGGCCCTCACAAACGGCTTGGGAACAGCTCAAACAGGCGGTCGGCGGCCGACTGATCAAGCTGAAATCGCCTTTGACCGCTTGCATCCAAGCGCCCGACAGCGCGGATTGCACCGAACTCTGGAAGAACCTCGGAAACCCTTTCTTCCTCGGCGACGACCCGGCTCTCACCCAGACCCTCGGCTGGGTTGGCGCATGGACTTCTCAACCCAGCGCCTATGCCGTCTCCGCGCATTCGACCGAAGATGTCGTGGCGGCTGTCAATTTCGCCCGTGACCACAATCTGCGCCTGGTGATCAAGGGTGGTGGCCACAGCTATCAGGGAACGTCCAACGCGGCGGAGTCGCTGCTGATCTGGACCCGCCACATGGATGCCGTGATCACCCATGACGGCTTCGTGCCGTCGGGTTGCGAAGGTCGGCAGCAGCCTGTCCGCGCCGTCTCAGTCGGAGCGGGTGTGTTGTGGGGCAAGGCCTACAACGAGGTCACCACCAAGGCGGGCCGCTATGTGCAAGGCGGCGGCTGCCTGACGGTCGGCGTCGCCGGCCTGATCCAGAGCGGCGGCTTCGGCAGTTTCTCCAAGACCTATGGGCTTGCGGCGGCGAGCCTGCTGGAAGCCGAAGTCGTGACCGCCGACGGTGAAGTGAGGATCGCCAATGCCTGCACCAACGCCGAGTTGTTCTGGGCGCTCAAGGGTGGCGGTGGCGGCAGCTTCGGCGTGGTGACGAGGCTGACCTTGCGTACACACGCGTTGCCGGGATTCTTCGGTGCCGTTGCGATGACGATCCAGGCCGGCTCGGATGATGCCTACAAGACACTGATCGCGCGTATCCTGGAATTCTACACCACCGCGCTGCTCAGTCCGCACTGGGGCGAGCAGATCGTCTTGCGCCCCGGCAATTTGCTTGCCATCAACATGCTGTTTCAGGGCATCGATCAGCAACAGGCCGAACTCACGTGGCGGCCCTTTCTTGATTGGCTGGACGCGGGCAATCAGGATTTCCAGCTATCGGCTGATCCTTTTTTCATCTCGGCCCCGGCGCGACATTTCTGGGATCCGCGTTTCCTGGAGAAGGTTCCCGGCATCGTTTTGTTCGACGCCCGCCCCGGCGCCTCGGCCGACAACATGTTCTGGGCCGCCAATCTGGAAGAGGCAGGCCAGGTGCTGCATGGCTATCAGTCAGCCTGGTTGCCCGCCTCGCTTCTCGAGCGGGACCGCCGCGAGGCGCTGGCCGGGATGCTGTTTGCGGCAAGCCGCCACTGGTGCATCTCGCTACACATGAACAAGGGACTCGCCGGTGCACCGGCTGAAGTCGTCGAACAGGCGCGCGATACCGCCATCAATCCGGCAGCGCTGGAAGCCTTTGCGCTTTTGATCAGTGCTGCCGCAGGGCCGCCCGCCTATCCTGGCATCCCCGGCCACGAGCCTGGCGCCGCTAAGGCGGATCGGGATGTCGAAGCCATCGGCAGGGCGATGAGCGAGGTTCGGCGCCTAGTTCCAAATCCCGGCTCTTATGTAGCCGAAAGTGACTTTTTCGAAGAGCGCTGGCAGGATGCGTTCTGGGGAGCGAACTATCCGCGGTTGCTTGCGGCGAAAGAGCGCTACGATCCGGACGGCCTTTTCATCAATCATCACGGTGTCGGCAGCGAGGGCTGGAGTGCCGACGGTTTTACGAGGTTGGCTGGACGCTGA
- a CDS encoding LytTR family DNA-binding domain-containing protein, with protein MLEPAVKPTDLERRILLRVLLGAVAFLAVIAFVNASTLNADAVRDGRALDTRIPWILEYSSVLVIMALVPLAALWERRFPLAVQGLPRALVAHIAGSIVFSVLHVTGMVLLRKAVFAALLGQSYNFFHAPLSDLAYEYRKDVLTYATILLMLTLMRSIEFNRSRSRQGGQGETERMTLKSGGRTILLDAHSMEWARAAANYVDVHARGTTHLARISLTALQAQLAVAGVDAVRVHRSWIVNRAKIVEIVPLGDGDVRIRTSDGSEIRGSRRYRHLLDGLERRIERPGAHTA; from the coding sequence ATGCTGGAGCCAGCCGTAAAGCCGACCGATCTCGAACGCCGCATCCTGCTGCGGGTGCTGCTCGGGGCCGTCGCCTTTCTGGCTGTCATCGCCTTCGTCAATGCGTCGACGCTGAATGCCGATGCCGTCCGCGACGGGCGGGCGCTGGATACACGCATTCCCTGGATCCTGGAATATTCGAGCGTCCTTGTGATCATGGCGCTGGTGCCGCTGGCGGCATTGTGGGAACGGCGCTTTCCGCTCGCTGTGCAGGGCCTGCCGCGCGCGCTTGTTGCTCACATTGCCGGCAGCATCGTTTTTTCAGTCCTGCACGTCACCGGCATGGTCTTGCTGCGCAAGGCCGTCTTCGCCGCTCTGCTGGGGCAGAGCTACAATTTCTTCCACGCGCCGCTGAGCGACCTTGCCTATGAATACCGCAAGGATGTCCTGACCTACGCCACGATCCTTTTGATGCTGACGCTTATGCGCAGCATCGAGTTCAATCGCAGTCGGTCGCGGCAAGGCGGGCAGGGCGAAACCGAGCGCATGACGCTGAAGTCGGGTGGCCGTACCATCCTGCTCGACGCGCACTCGATGGAGTGGGCGCGGGCCGCTGCCAACTATGTCGATGTGCATGCCCGGGGGACCACGCATCTGGCGCGTATCAGCCTTACCGCGTTACAGGCGCAACTGGCGGTGGCCGGTGTCGATGCCGTGCGCGTGCACCGTTCCTGGATCGTCAATCGGGCAAAGATCGTCGAGATCGTGCCGCTCGGGGACGGCGATGTGCGCATTCGAACCAGCGACGGTTCGGAGATCAGGGGATCGCGGCGGTACCGGCACTTGCTCGACGGCCTGGAGAGACGCATCGAAAGGCCGGGTGCCCACACTGCCTAA